One Aegilops tauschii subsp. strangulata cultivar AL8/78 chromosome 2, Aet v6.0, whole genome shotgun sequence genomic window, GTCTAAACTCTAAACTCCAGTATAACATAAGACAAGTAAATCAGTAAAGGGAAAAACAACGAAGCATAACCGCTGATACCTCGGCCCATCTCCAAGATCGCAGCAACCAAGGAGCATGCCCTTGGCTTCACTTCTAAGCAAGGCTAGCAGTTTTCTGGAGTCAGAGCTGCGGTCTAGCTGTGCCCAGAGGATTTCCAGTGCTCAATCTCCTAGTACAATGACTATAAAATGGCATCGAGATTGCTTTCATTCCACAGCTCATTAAGAGCGGGGAACCTGGGGCACCCTTAAATCCTCTGATTCCTGGGAGAAGAACGAAAGCTTACCACAAAGGAAGTAAACAAAGTACGCACAGCTACCTATGCGATGCACCGGTCAGTCCTCACCAGCCAACACCACACCCCTCCTTCATATGAGAGGGTTTGTGACTTCCTAGTTCATACAGTGATGCAACCGTAGACCTACCAATGGCCAAGGAAAGCACTCCTCCTCCAAACCTCCATGGCATAAACCCCATCAGAAACTCAAGCAAAAGATTTCCTGGTGGAAGAAAACTTGCGCTGATACTAAGCGCAGTCGTATTCGTTCTTGTTTCCTCGGCATATTATCCTGGGCAGGTTTTCTATGGCTCTACAGAGCTGACTCATAATTCTCATCAGACGGCCATCGCCGGTACACCTCTTGCTCTCTagcatatactccctctgtcccaaattacTTGTCGCAAAAATGGATAGTaattcgggacggagggagtatttatttACTCCTTATGTTTCATGTAATGCCGTCAGTTACATTTATGTGCCAGATTTCTCTAGCACTTGTTGGCTATTTTCCATTTTCAGTTTGGAATATGAATGAAATGAATCATAAGATACCAGCTCAATGTTCTATATCAAGCTCAAATAGTACAGTTGGGAAGGTTGTGGTGACATGATTACCAAGCCTGTTCGGCTCTATCTATATATACAAATATCAGTAATCAGTTGCAGCGTATTTCATGGGGTCTTTTTTTCTCTCAGTTCTTGCAATGCCCTCCACATCAGATTAGTTTATACATATAAAACAAAATGCAAGATAAATAAACTGTTAAGACATAAAGACCTTTTATGCAAGGAGACCTTTTGCCTCCGAAATATCAACCCTTCAAAGAGTCACAGTACTATTATAATGTCATATGAGTAGAGGATACCTCGTAGGGTACAAATAGTATGAAGCACAGCAAACTTTTCACTCCAACTAATTCATAGTGATTTCGTTGTTTTTCAGGTCACAAAGACAATGAAATAGACTGCGATCTGTTCAATGGCACATGGGTCAGGGATTTGGGAGGCCCAATCTACACTAACATGACATGCCCGACGATACCAGATTCAAAGAACTGTGCAAAGTATGGAAAGCAAATGGATTATGTAAACTGGAGGTGGAAGCCACAGGGCTGTGATATGGCAAGGTTTCAACCTCAGCTATTCTTAAATATTGTCCAAGGGAAGACATTGGCTTTTGCTGGGGATTCAATTGGACGGAACCAGATGGAGTCACTCCTCTGTTTATTGTCTCAGGTGAGTAAGCAGTGTTTAGTTCCGAGACATGCTATGAAAAATAACAATGCCCATATCACTTATCACCACTGATCCTGACATTAACATGCCTATTGTTTAGTTTCACTTTTAAAGTTCTGAACACATATATGGACCCGGTAGGCAGGCATTCTTAGAGAAGAACACAGAGGGACGGGAAGTCCAAGAAATGTTCCCGGTTACAGTTGccaagaaagaaaacaaaaggctATTGGTTGAGATAATAAAGATCTTAACTGGGCATTATAGCTCTGCTGGAGCCTTCACCATGTCAATGGGGTAACCTAAATATTCACATAGCTTTATGTAGCTTCATTGATTTGCTCTGAATGTTTAGAACCTACAGTGAGCCATAGTGGCTCAAAGTGCTAATTTATTTACAAGCTAAGCTGAAACCGTGTGACATTCAGTACGTTGGAGCTCCATACTTTCAGGGGTTTTATGCTACAGTTATTGAGTCATTAACCACTTAGTCTAccttaatactccctccgtccgaaaaagcttgtccctcaaatggatgtatctagcactaacttggtgctagatacatccatttgagggaaaAGCTTTTTcgtagtgctagatacatccatttgagggacaagctttttcggacggagggagtagttaacaGTACAGAAATGTACCATAGATACTACTTACAATATATTGTAGCACTTCTACTTCATTTACTTTATATCGAGAAACACTTATTAGAGTGAGTAATCTGACTCTGTACAGACTAATGCAGGTAGAAGCTCCAACAAAAGTTCACAGCGACACTAAAGATAAATTTATCACATGGAACTTCAGATCTTATAACTTCACTCTCATGGCACTGTGGACAAAATTTCTAGTAGAAGATTCTCAAAGAGAGATCAACGGGACATTAGTTGAATCGCATGATATGCACTTAGATAAACTTGATGCAAGATTAGCTGCAAACTTGCATGAGATCAATATCTTAGTTGTATCTAGTTCGCGTtggttcttcagaacaaattatCTCTACGAAGACGGGAAACTCATCGGTTGCATATACTGCTCAGAGGATAACATCACAAGTTTCAGCGTCATTTCAGCTATTCAGAGGGTATTCAGGACGGCTATCAGTAACTTGAATAGCCGCCGAGAATCCAGATTGCAGTTAACAGTGGTgaggacagcaacaccggcacattTTGAAAATGGCCAGTGGAATACTGGAGGAACATGCAACAGAACTGAACCAGTGGGAGAAGGAACAGCAATGACCAGTACAAGTGAAAGGGAAATAAGAGATGTCCAGGTTGAGGAAGCGAACAGAGCACAAAAGGAGAAAAAACAAAAGGGTGGGATGAATATAGAGATCCTAGATATAACCAAGCTTATGTCTATGAGACCTGATGCACACCCAGGGATCCACTGGAATAATGAGTGGATGAGGGGTTACAGTGACTGTTCGCATTGGTGCCTGCCAGGACCAATTGATATGTGGAATGAGCTATTACTTGCTGTGCTTTACAAATATAAGAAAAACGTGGAAGTCCAATGATGCAGGAACTTCTGCTAATCCATAAGATCCCAGAGAGTCCCTCTTTTCCTTCTTTTTACTATGCCAATTTGCCAAAGTCAAACCTCATTTCTCTGTTTTCTGCAACAGTTTTTAGATTCAGAAAGATGATAGATGTGTACTGTGATGACCTGTACACATGATCACTAGAGTCATGTATGTGGAAAGTTTACGAAGGATAAAACCAGAAAATCTACTTACTCCAATATTAATTAATTTCTTCATCATTTTTCCAAACAACCAGAGTTACGATGTTCAAACATCAATTCTGATCAGCGAGCATATTAGCTATACAATAGGTCAAGGTATGTTACAAGTACTTAAATTCATCTCCACAAAAACCATTTTTCATAGCCAGTTGACAAGGAGAATACAGTAGTAAATATGCACATGTCAATTAGGGCTAACTAGAAGCATAAGATTTATACACAAGATTCAACTTATGTTTACCTGATGGTGCTATGGCTGTTCAGCCCCTCAAAATTCTAAGGTTGTACATCACTACCAACAGAAACTTGGGGTAATTCCTTGCGCATCAAGTGCTTGCGCTTCTGGAGGCTCAGCCAAACAAGGATACTGTCAGTCTGAACAATGTCGTATCCTGCTTTTATGTACATGTTGAACGGCACTTCATCAATTATTCTACAATGAAGATATACACGCGTTTTTGCATCCATCTTGACAACCAGATCCTCACATGCCTTAAGAAGTTGTTTTCCAATTCCTCTCCTGGTGAGCAAAACAAGATATTTAGTTTTAGAATAACAATAGAATCCAATATCGCGAACATAATATACTACTCCATATGGCATTAAACCAATCAATTTTGCAATCAACTCATCTATATCTTTAAACAACAAGTGAGACTCAAGGTACCACATTCATTTGGAGGCATGTAAATTCCAACATTAATCTACAAATCTAGAAATCTCAAAATATTCGAGAGAAAGATTAAAAAAATCTACTGCGCTTACTTTGGTGGGGCTAGATGTATAGATTAGATTTAGAGAAAATAAAAGATCTACACCCTTTTTTTGGTGGGACCAGATAGTTGAGCTATTATTTGGTAAAAGGAAAATATATACACCGCTTATTTTGGTGGGACTAGATAATAATGATGTAGGCTTTTAGAAAATATTATAAGAATCCCATACAAGAATAACAAATCTAGCTATAATTGCGCAGGCCACTCCAATAGTTATATAAGCAAATCCGCTTTTAAATGATTTCTCGCCTAATTGTTCTACTTTGGTGAATTACAATAAACTTGTATCATGTTTCAAAGCAAAACTAGCTAACATTATTGATTAAAGAAAGATAGTATAAGAGCACCAAGCAATTTGAAAAGAACAAAAACAAGCAACGGGCTCcttgataaaaacaaaatttacATCGAGATACTATGAAGGTGGTAGTTGTATCTTCAAACCCGCCCTTCGTGCCTGTGTCTGTGTTTCTCCAATCCTCCAGTAAAAAGGTTGCAGAAGTCCAAGGCAGCACAAGCACTTGAAGGTTCCGAAGAGCCGCATCAGCTGCCCGCACCAACAGGTGAGAACCAAAATTCACTGAAAACATTGTGGCCGGGAACATGCCCTTTGTTGGGCAGGACAGGATGCCGAACCACTGCTTCGTGCCAGATTGCCCAGGAAGAGAAGACAAAGAGCACAGAAAGACAAAACCGGAGCATCACTAACTAAAAGAACTCATAACAAACATTGCCATCACCACTGCCAGGTCAGGCAGTAACGCTGGATGACAAACTGCGGAATCAGGAATCGATCGATGGGAGCAGAATAGAAAATACCACTGGCTCTCCGACATTAAGGTGTGTAGCTACACCAGGGCAAGGATAGAGTCAGGACAATTTTATTCCATACAGCATCACATCCACAGACAAGACGCCCCTGCTAAGAACACACAAACCTAACATACGAGGAACCTAATCTGTACCCAAGCATTCATCCAGGGTTCCCTTCGCTTGCAGGCACCTAATGGATGGCCAGCCGGAGACGAGGGGAATCGGCGAAAATTAGCTAGAGAATGGTGGTCTCTTCTTGCTCCCAGAAGCTAGAATTTCAATTCATTCCAACCAGGATAGCTGATTAAAGGTGTAGGGGACTATGTTATAGTTAAATTGTATAGTTGATCATATTGAATATAAAAAGAGGACTGTGATTTCAAACTGAAGGATACACATGCCACAATTGGCTGAAATCTTTTACTCAAATGCTCCATAGTTCATAATTCGAAGGAATCATCTTTCACAATTCACTCTACCCAACATATTAATTCCAACGTAAAGGATGCACTCATGCACATGTGACAATTGGCAACAACAAAAAAGGGCTAGTCAAGTCCTCCATAGGTCATACTTCCAGGGAATCCCCTTTCACAATCAACTCTATACCCAACATGTATGTACAGATTTATCCTATTTTACAAAAATAAAGAGGTGGGCAAAATGGTGGTTGGAAAGAGAGCATTATCCGTTACCTCCTCAACGAGGTCTTCACGGTCATGTTGCAGATGTAAGGGAACTCGAGCGGCGGTGTGGGCGTGGGCGGTGCCCCGGGGGCGCCCACCGCGTCCAGCGACACCTCGGCGGTGCACGCCATCTCCCCCTCATCCCCGTCGTCTTCGCCCTCCTCCCCTTCTTCCGCGGCGGCGGGCTTGTAGAAACCCACCAGAACGGCAGCGTGGGGCGCGAGGCCGCGGCGCTCGTAGAGGTAGCGGCGGATGACGAAGGCGAGGAGCTGGGCGTAGCGCTGCGCGGGGGCCCACCTGACGTCCTCGGAGAAGGAGGAGGCGAGGAGGCGGACGAGCACGTCGGCCTCGGCGTCGTCGGCCGGGGTGAGGGCCCGCACGGTGAGGCTGCCGTGGGGGAAGGAGTGCTCGTAGCGGAAAGCGGCGAGCGCGTCGAGCTGCGAGAGCGCGCTCGGCGAGAggaagacgccgccgccgccgccggccggcgagggggagggggagggggaggaagaggcggcgagaGGGGTGAGGCGGAGGTGGCGAGGCGAGTGGGTGTGGGAGAAGAGGGGGTGGGGGTGCCTGGATACGGCGGGGGAGAGGGAAAGGAGGGCGGGCGCGGCcatgggagggggagggggacggTGGTTTAGCGAGCAGCGTCGAGAGGAACGGAAGGGGGGAGGGAATTTGAGTGATTTTTCTGGTACGTTTTGAACGGCTTTACGTGGATGAACGTCAACTGTGCCGTACTCCCGGCTAGGCTCGCTGGCTAGCCGGTAGCCGCCTCCTCGCGCCAGAGTGCATATCCATGCTCCCAACATTTCAAAAAACAAATCTAAAAAAAACAAATTAACATTCACAAGAGATGTCTATATTACCCCTAAATTTTTTAAATCAAATTCAAAACACACATGGCGAAACAAAAAAAATAGATCTGGATGTGAATAGTGTGTTTTCTGGTTTTGTCTTTTTGTGGCACTTTTTTTTGACACTATTCATGCAGATTTGCTTTTGTTTCCTCCATGTGTGTTTTGAGTTTAGATTTGCAGATTTTAGGGATTGTAGAAACATGACCCGTGAACATTCACACTTATTTCTGAAATTTCGTGAAACATTGAAATTTGTTTTTGAATGTTGAGAGCATGGGAGCATTAAAGGTGTAGGAGCACCTGGTATATTTCAGTTGCAAATTTAGCTAGCAGCTAGCATAACAAAAATATTCCCTCTGATCCAAAACAAATGGCGTGGTCTTAGTTCAAATTACAAATTCATCATGGTGTTAACGAGGCCAG contains:
- the LOC109749971 gene encoding GCN5-related N-acetyltransferase 5, chloroplastic, whose translation is MAAPALLSLSPAVSRHPHPLFSHTHSPRHLRLTPLAASSSPSPSPSPAGGGGGVFLSPSALSQLDALAAFRYEHSFPHGSLTVRALTPADDAEADVLVRLLASSFSEDVRWAPAQRYAQLLAFVIRRYLYERRGLAPHAAVLVGFYKPAAAEEGEEGEDDGDEGEMACTAEVSLDAVGAPGAPPTPTPPLEFPYICNMTVKTSLRRRGIGKQLLKACEDLVVKMDAKTRVYLHCRIIDEVPFNMYIKAGYDIVQTDSILVWLSLQKRKHLMRKELPQVSVGSDVQP
- the LOC109749970 gene encoding xyloglucan O-acetyltransferase 3 codes for the protein MAKESTPPPNLHGINPIRNSSKRFPGGRKLALILSAVVFVLVSSAYYPGQVFYGSTELTHNSHQTAIAGHKDNEIDCDLFNGTWVRDLGGPIYTNMTCPTIPDSKNCAKYGKQMDYVNWRWKPQGCDMARFQPQLFLNIVQGKTLAFAGDSIGRNQMESLLCLLSQVEAPTKVHSDTKDKFITWNFRSYNFTLMALWTKFLVEDSQREINGTLVESHDMHLDKLDARLAANLHEINILVVSSSRWFFRTNYLYEDGKLIGCIYCSEDNITSFSVISAIQRVFRTAISNLNSRRESRLQLTVVRTATPAHFENGQWNTGGTCNRTEPVGEGTAMTSTSEREIRDVQVEEANRAQKEKKQKGGMNIEILDITKLMSMRPDAHPGIHWNNEWMRGYSDCSHWCLPGPIDMWNELLLAVLYKYKKNVEVQ